In Anopheles gambiae chromosome 2, idAnoGambNW_F1_1, whole genome shotgun sequence, a single window of DNA contains:
- the LOC1274503 gene encoding odorant receptor 49b isoform X1, translating into MSKQGEFPLVKLSTKLLRIIRFWNDSPGQRIPSFGLLVTAIYPLIWLIPSWLFLVSSQDNITRFMKAANEQIVFSLICCKLCFYAIHFRRWEKLYYDLQRSFSTVLNNPNLEIQTILGHVTKSTHNLTKYYCSTVSFNCAAYGLFPMLFIVVKYAVTGSYDVPLSTPIEANYFIPGLRTNFWVWLPVNLTLNAILELHGFALVFVETFTWNLVYATSCMFRILQIQVNELSHQSRNEKEWNGKLKTFIALHDSVLRSAETLEEILSLQMLLLYISTILALCLGMVVLSLAVNEVYVLLTTMAVFGYCIFQTFSFSYLGTELIEQSEAVADAIFHSKWYTQKLNRQKDMCFLMMRANKPVKLTAAKLFVVTRDSFTQVIKQAYTIFTLMSQFLDNPVN; encoded by the exons ATGAGTAAGCAAGGTGAATTTCCGCTGGTAAAACTCTCTACAAAGTTGTTAAGAATCATTCGTTTTTGGAACGATTCCCCGGGACAAAGGATTCCTTCCTTCGGTTTGCTGGTTACTGCCATATATCCACTAATATGGCTTATCCCTAGCTGGTTGTTTCTTGTGAGCTCGCAGGACAATATCACACGTTTCATGAAGGCAGCTAACGAGCAGATAGTGTTTTCTCTTATCTGCTGCAAGTTGTGCTTCTACGCAATTCATTTTCGTCGTTGGGAGAAGCTGTATTACGATCTGCAACGTTCGTTCAGCACCGTTCTGAACAATCCAAATCTAGAGATTCAAACCATATTGGGACACGTAACGAAATCGACTCATAACCTTACTAAATACTACTGTTCTACAGTAAGCTTCAACTGTGCTGCGTACGGCTTATTTCCAATGTTGTTCATAGTGGTTAAATATGCCGTGACGGGCTCGTACGACGTGCCGCTTTCAACACCGATCGAGGCAAA CTATTTTATCCCCGGCCTGCGTACAAACTTTTGGGTTTGGTTGCCAGTGAATTTAACACTAAATGCCATACTGGAGTTGCATGGGTTTGCTTTGGTTTTCGTTGAAACCTTCACATGGAATCTTGTGTATGCCACATCCTGTATGTTTCGAATCCTGCAAATCCAGGTCAACGAGCTTTCGCATCAAAGTCGAAATGAAAAGGAATGGAATGGCAAGCTTAAAACATTCATAGCTCTGCATGATTCTGTGCTAAG ATCGGCTGAAACACTGGAGGAAATATTGAGTTTGCAGATGTTATTACTTTACATATCGACCATTTTGGCTCTGTGTCTGGGTATGGTCGTGCTGTCTTTG GCTGTCAATGAGGTGTATGTGCTGTTGACTACCATGGCCGTATTTGGTTACTGTATTTTTCAAACCTTTTCCTTCTCTTACCTCGGCACTGAGCTCATTGAGCAAAGCGAAGCAGTAGCGGATGCAATTTTCCACAGCAAATGGTACACGCAGAAGCTGAACAGACAGAAAGACATGTGTTTCTTGATGATGCGAGCAAATAAGCCGGTGAAATTGACTGCCGCCAAGTTGTTCGTTGTAACACGCGATTCCTTCACCCAG GTGATTAAACAGGCATACACAATCTTTACATTGATGTCACAGTTTTTGGACAACCCTGTGAATTAA
- the LOC1274503 gene encoding odorant receptor 49b isoform X2, with protein sequence MAVFGYCIFQTFSFSYLGTELIEQSEAVADAIFHSKWYTQKLNRQKDMCFLMMRANKPVKLTAAKLFVVTRDSFTQVIKQAYTIFTLMSQFLDNPVN encoded by the exons ATGGCCGTATTTGGTTACTGTATTTTTCAAACCTTTTCCTTCTCTTACCTCGGCACTGAGCTCATTGAGCAAAGCGAAGCAGTAGCGGATGCAATTTTCCACAGCAAATGGTACACGCAGAAGCTGAACAGACAGAAAGACATGTGTTTCTTGATGATGCGAGCAAATAAGCCGGTGAAATTGACTGCCGCCAAGTTGTTCGTTGTAACACGCGATTCCTTCACCCAG GTGATTAAACAGGCATACACAATCTTTACATTGATGTCACAGTTTTTGGACAACCCTGTGAATTAA